From uncultured Fibrobacter sp., the proteins below share one genomic window:
- a CDS encoding T9SS type A sorting domain-containing protein has product MGKHFSTLLSTALVAALCGTASAYTLNGTVTGKDGKAIQGADVKLIKRNKSTKTDEQGKFTFQEQTIGLAQARSAGGFSVTNGVLNFTQNGSNPVQVKIFDMVGNQVFAQTFQGSGSVDLNSVIEAQGTYLARVKLGSAQETIRFNASGSFSGSAMQKHQALARLSNDQDTLMVAFEGYDTLKSFLPNLDTTVSIKLNEVSSEPTFKFGYAMKNTPTPSKGCGTTSKLQKTKSVENGDRFEMRVGSDNREYFITLPKNYDNKKPYKLLFAMHCMGSNAEDFVHHYADQDHPSPYYGQQKLDTEGNYIFVSPRGDTDGMPWSVSSDKDHKFIDQLLTTLEENYCIDTSRVFMTGFSFGAMVTNSMAQDMQDRLRAVAVYATADYNIYLPKNKGLPIAWMAVHGKNDGTCQYNRARDSALKRILKNNGKADADGNFTDASAEKPKEVGGSGHLCYDFTTVDERFPVKFCSWNGQHQWTAYDNGNWQNTWVPEEVHKFFEQF; this is encoded by the coding sequence ATGGGAAAGCATTTCTCAACGCTGTTATCGACAGCACTTGTTGCCGCATTGTGCGGCACCGCATCTGCATATACATTGAACGGAACTGTCACCGGTAAAGACGGCAAGGCAATCCAGGGAGCGGACGTAAAGCTCATCAAGAGAAACAAGTCCACCAAGACCGACGAACAAGGTAAATTCACCTTCCAGGAACAGACAATCGGTCTTGCCCAGGCTCGCAGCGCCGGCGGATTCAGCGTCACCAATGGCGTCTTGAACTTCACCCAGAACGGCAGCAATCCGGTTCAGGTCAAGATTTTTGACATGGTCGGCAACCAGGTCTTCGCACAGACCTTCCAGGGTTCCGGTTCCGTGGACCTGAATTCCGTCATTGAAGCCCAGGGCACCTATCTCGCCCGCGTCAAGCTCGGTTCTGCACAAGAAACGATCCGCTTCAACGCTTCGGGTAGCTTCTCGGGTTCTGCAATGCAGAAGCACCAGGCTCTCGCAAGACTTTCCAACGATCAAGACACCTTGATGGTCGCTTTCGAAGGCTATGACACCCTGAAGTCATTCCTCCCGAACCTCGATACGACCGTGAGCATCAAGCTTAATGAAGTCTCTTCTGAACCGACATTCAAGTTCGGTTACGCAATGAAGAACACCCCGACCCCGAGTAAGGGCTGCGGCACGACTTCCAAGCTGCAAAAGACCAAGAGTGTCGAAAACGGCGACCGTTTCGAAATGAGAGTCGGCAGCGACAACCGCGAATACTTCATCACGCTACCGAAGAACTACGACAACAAGAAACCTTACAAGTTGCTCTTTGCCATGCACTGCATGGGCTCTAACGCCGAAGACTTCGTCCACCACTATGCGGACCAGGACCATCCGTCTCCGTACTACGGCCAGCAGAAACTGGATACCGAAGGCAACTACATCTTCGTTTCTCCGCGTGGCGATACCGACGGTATGCCGTGGAGCGTATCTAGCGACAAGGACCACAAGTTCATCGACCAGTTGCTTACGACTCTCGAAGAAAACTACTGCATTGACACCAGCCGCGTGTTCATGACGGGCTTCAGCTTCGGCGCCATGGTCACGAACTCCATGGCCCAGGACATGCAAGACCGCCTGCGCGCAGTCGCTGTCTATGCAACCGCCGACTACAACATCTACTTGCCGAAGAACAAGGGCTTGCCCATCGCCTGGATGGCAGTCCACGGCAAGAATGACGGCACCTGCCAGTACAACCGCGCTCGTGACAGTGCTCTCAAGCGCATCCTCAAGAACAACGGTAAGGCCGATGCAGATGGCAACTTCACCGATGCCAGCGCTGAAAAGCCGAAGGAAGTCGGTGGCAGCGGACACCTCTGCTATGATTTCACAACCGTCGACGAACGCTTCCCGGTCAAGTTCTGCAGCTGGAATGGTCAGCACCAGTGGACCGCCTACGACAACGGCAACTGGCAGAACACCTGGGTGCCCGAAGAAGTCCACAAGTTCTTCGAACAGTTCTAA
- a CDS encoding T9SS type A sorting domain-containing protein — MKTPNLLTAACLFALCGYASAYTLNGTVTTKDGKAIQGADVKLVKKNKATTTDEQGKFTFKEESAHLNAVRSAGSFSLTNGILNFSQNGNSPVQVKVFDLVGNQVFAQTLQGSGSMDLNSVIESQGTYLARVKLGSAQETIRFNATGNYSGSFKQNRNALMKTDGVDKDTLSVAFEGYDTVKVYLPNLDTTVSIKMEEASTEETFKFGYALGNAPTPSKGCGSNSKLQKVKSVENGDQFQIRVGSDTRDYFITLPKNYDNTKPHKVLFALHCYGSRGEDFVHHKADYDHPTPYYGQQVLDKNGDYIFVSLDAIGGVWTKGQGDHDFFAQTLTTLNDNYCIDTSRVFITGFSFGAMFSYSLMQDMQSRVRAAATYAVADYNIWLPEGNNMKNLPIAWMNVHGVNDGRCDYNRAKNSALPRILKRNGKADANGDFTDASSEKPKEVSGNTGHVCYDFTTVDERFPVKWCSWPGDHQWTAHDTGNMGVGWNWESTWVPEEVHKFFEQF, encoded by the coding sequence ATGAAAACACCTAATCTTTTAACTGCCGCTTGTCTTTTTGCATTATGCGGCTATGCTTCTGCATACACTTTAAACGGCACTGTTACCACTAAAGACGGCAAGGCCATTCAAGGGGCCGACGTAAAGCTCGTCAAGAAGAACAAGGCCACCACCACCGACGAACAAGGCAAATTCACCTTCAAGGAAGAATCGGCCCATTTGAACGCGGTTCGTAGCGCCGGTAGCTTTAGCCTTACCAACGGCATCCTGAATTTCTCTCAAAACGGGAACTCCCCGGTACAGGTCAAGGTTTTTGACTTGGTCGGAAACCAGGTATTCGCACAGACCTTGCAGGGTTCCGGATCCATGGACCTGAATTCCGTCATTGAATCTCAAGGCACCTACCTCGCCCGCGTCAAACTCGGCTCTGCCCAAGAAACCATCCGCTTTAACGCCACGGGCAATTATTCGGGTTCTTTCAAGCAAAACAGAAACGCCCTCATGAAAACTGACGGCGTCGATAAGGACACTTTGAGCGTAGCTTTCGAAGGCTACGATACCGTAAAGGTTTACCTCCCGAATCTCGACACCACCGTCTCGATCAAGATGGAAGAAGCGTCGACTGAAGAAACATTCAAGTTCGGTTACGCACTCGGCAACGCGCCGACCCCGAGTAAGGGCTGCGGCAGCAACTCCAAGTTGCAAAAGGTCAAGAGCGTCGAAAACGGCGACCAGTTCCAGATTCGGGTCGGTAGCGATACCCGCGACTACTTTATCACACTCCCCAAGAATTACGACAATACAAAACCGCACAAGGTTCTCTTTGCACTCCACTGCTACGGCAGCCGCGGCGAAGACTTTGTGCATCACAAAGCAGACTACGACCATCCGACACCGTACTATGGCCAGCAGGTGCTCGACAAGAACGGCGACTACATTTTCGTTTCGCTCGACGCCATTGGCGGTGTCTGGACCAAGGGCCAGGGTGACCACGATTTCTTTGCCCAGACGCTCACCACTTTGAACGATAACTACTGCATTGATACTAGCCGCGTGTTCATTACGGGATTCAGTTTCGGCGCCATGTTCAGCTATTCGCTTATGCAGGACATGCAGAGCCGCGTGCGTGCAGCCGCCACTTACGCCGTAGCCGATTACAACATCTGGCTCCCCGAAGGCAACAACATGAAGAACCTGCCGATTGCCTGGATGAACGTCCACGGCGTGAACGATGGTCGCTGCGATTATAACCGCGCGAAGAACAGCGCCCTCCCGCGCATCCTAAAGCGTAACGGCAAGGCAGACGCGAATGGCGACTTCACTGACGCAAGTTCCGAAAAGCCCAAGGAAGTGAGCGGCAACACCGGCCACGTGTGCTACGACTTTACGACCGTCGACGAACGTTTCCCCGTCAAGTGGTGCAGCTGGCCGGGTGACCACCAGTGGACCGCTCACGATACCGGTAATATGGGCGTGGGTTGGAACTGGGAAAGCACCTGGGTTCCCGAAGAAGTCCACAAGTTTTTCGAACAGTTCTAG
- a CDS encoding GGDEF domain-containing protein produces MNPLFNLESIYVANIIGIILLAVMIVCNLWRLQSKTHANMNLLAMMFLTLLSCVADPISYTMKGLPGLLPKIAVYATSTWLFAANMLSVFCWNRFLAYYLNGSMSRKNRRMLNVTVSIGLLLLVINFFHPIVFSIDADNLYSREKFYFFFLIIDYLLVINSLITYYKSKRNGGILKFFPIWVYIVPILLGGVIQSLFYGISVVPTSIAISIAGILASLQNEMIYRDALTGIFNRAYLDYKLNKFAKRPNKQSITGLMLDLNGFKKINDDLGHSVGDEALIATTRILQRAVGSHGIVIRYAGDEFIVLINTQDDSETQTYIDRIQKLFEKYNQDSEKPYKLTASIGSHKLNLKEESVDSFINTIDSRMYENKKAFYASHRVLDRRKH; encoded by the coding sequence ATGAATCCTTTATTCAATCTAGAGAGCATCTACGTTGCAAACATCATCGGCATTATCTTGCTAGCCGTCATGATCGTCTGCAATCTCTGGCGTCTGCAAAGTAAGACTCATGCCAACATGAATCTACTGGCCATGATGTTCCTCACCTTGCTCAGTTGCGTTGCCGACCCGATCTCTTACACCATGAAAGGCCTGCCGGGGCTCCTCCCGAAAATCGCCGTCTACGCCACCAGCACCTGGCTCTTTGCAGCCAACATGCTTTCCGTGTTTTGCTGGAACCGGTTCCTCGCCTACTACCTGAACGGCAGCATGTCCAGAAAGAACCGCCGCATGCTGAACGTGACCGTATCCATCGGTTTGCTTCTTCTTGTCATCAACTTCTTCCATCCCATTGTCTTCTCGATCGACGCAGACAATCTTTACTCCCGCGAAAAGTTTTATTTCTTCTTCTTGATCATCGATTACCTTCTTGTCATCAACAGCCTTATCACTTACTACAAGAGCAAGAGAAACGGCGGCATCCTCAAGTTTTTCCCCATTTGGGTGTACATCGTTCCCATCCTTTTAGGCGGAGTCATCCAATCCCTCTTTTACGGCATCTCCGTCGTTCCAACAAGCATCGCCATTTCGATTGCAGGAATTCTCGCAAGCCTGCAAAACGAAATGATCTACCGCGATGCGCTCACAGGCATTTTCAACCGGGCCTATCTGGACTACAAGCTCAATAAATTCGCAAAGCGCCCGAACAAGCAAAGCATCACGGGCCTCATGCTCGACCTGAACGGCTTCAAGAAAATCAACGACGACCTGGGCCACTCCGTCGGTGACGAAGCCTTGATTGCCACGACAAGAATTCTACAAAGGGCCGTAGGCAGCCACGGAATCGTCATCCGCTACGCAGGCGACGAATTTATCGTCCTCATCAATACACAAGACGACTCCGAGACCCAGACCTATATCGACAGAATACAGAAGCTTTTTGAGAAATACAACCAAGATAGCGAAAAGCCTTACAAGCTAACCGCATCTATCGGTTCACACAAGCTAAACCTCAAAGAAGAAAGCGTCGATAGCTTCATCAATACCATCGACTCCCGCATGTACGAGAACAAGAAGGCCTTTTACGCCTCCCATAGGGTTCTAGACCGCAGAAAGCACTAA
- the glmM gene encoding phosphoglucosamine mutase — translation MSKLMRSISGIRGIVGDTLTPQVLKSHVSAFLQITKAKRVVIGRDSRPTGDAISQFVAGICRLSGVDVVEVGLSTTPSVEILTTELKADAGIIITASHNPLEWNALKFLNNKGLFLGPDDVKKLFELADADNFQYPDYRGMGKYEFMKDADGVHVDGTLKIPFVDVEAIKAKHFKVAVDAVNGAGSYIVPRLLEQLGCEVVRVHCEPDGTFPRGAEPIPENLGDLRKAVKDNGCAVGFAVDPDADRCALVDGLGQSIGEEYTLAIATEEVLSQKKGSVCVNLSTSRMNEDVAEKYGCEFSRAKVGEINVSLQMIEKGCVIGGEGNGGVILPALHYGRDSLVAAALVLSWMAHHNGGPEKFVAENPSYAMPKKKFELGDKKVADILPKVKAEFAGWTMDERDGLWLGKEKSWVHVRASNTEPVIRVIAEAPTAAEAEDLCSRVEKLI, via the coding sequence ATGTCTAAATTAATGCGTTCTATTTCGGGTATCCGCGGAATCGTGGGTGATACCCTTACCCCTCAAGTTCTTAAGAGCCATGTGAGTGCCTTTTTGCAGATTACCAAGGCCAAGCGTGTGGTGATCGGCCGCGATAGCCGCCCGACGGGCGACGCCATTAGCCAGTTTGTCGCAGGTATCTGTCGTCTGTCGGGTGTAGATGTTGTAGAAGTCGGTCTTTCGACGACTCCTTCCGTTGAAATCCTCACGACCGAACTGAAGGCCGATGCGGGTATTATCATTACTGCAAGCCACAATCCGCTGGAATGGAACGCCCTCAAGTTCTTGAACAACAAGGGCCTGTTCCTGGGTCCCGATGACGTGAAGAAGTTGTTCGAATTGGCCGATGCCGATAACTTCCAGTATCCGGATTACCGCGGCATGGGCAAGTATGAATTCATGAAGGATGCCGACGGCGTGCATGTCGACGGAACCTTGAAGATTCCGTTTGTAGATGTGGAAGCCATTAAGGCCAAGCACTTTAAGGTGGCTGTGGATGCCGTGAACGGTGCGGGCAGCTACATTGTGCCGCGCCTGTTGGAACAGCTCGGTTGCGAAGTGGTGCGCGTGCACTGCGAACCCGATGGCACGTTCCCGCGTGGTGCTGAACCGATTCCCGAGAACTTGGGCGACTTGCGCAAGGCTGTAAAGGATAACGGTTGCGCCGTGGGCTTTGCCGTGGACCCCGATGCTGACCGTTGCGCTCTTGTCGATGGCCTTGGCCAGAGCATTGGCGAAGAATACACGCTCGCTATTGCAACTGAAGAAGTGCTTAGCCAGAAGAAGGGTAGTGTATGCGTTAATTTGTCTACAAGTCGCATGAACGAAGACGTTGCCGAAAAGTATGGCTGCGAATTCAGCCGCGCCAAGGTCGGCGAAATCAACGTGAGTCTGCAGATGATTGAAAAGGGCTGCGTCATTGGTGGTGAAGGTAACGGTGGTGTGATTCTGCCGGCACTCCACTACGGCCGCGATAGCTTGGTGGCTGCAGCACTCGTGCTTAGCTGGATGGCACATCATAACGGCGGCCCGGAAAAGTTCGTTGCCGAAAATCCGTCTTACGCCATGCCCAAGAAAAAGTTTGAACTTGGCGACAAGAAGGTCGCAGACATCTTGCCGAAGGTCAAGGCAGAATTTGCTGGCTGGACCATGGATGAACGCGATGGCCTGTGGCTTGGCAAGGAAAAGTCCTGGGTGCATGTGCGCGCCAGCAACACGGAGCCTGTGATCCGCGTGATCGCCGAAGCTCCGACTGCGGCTGAAGCCGAAGACCTCTGCAGCAGAGTAGAAAAACTGATTTAA
- a CDS encoding Hsp20/alpha crystallin family protein produces MTQFIPSTFYGIQNFLDNLNACNAQNECSYTPKADYYEVDNGFMLEVELPGVKKEDLDIQVEKNIITVKATRNRKESKFTYERSFRLADDIDTENIKVSLENGVLSFALSKKQTAAARKLTID; encoded by the coding sequence ATGACACAGTTTATTCCGAGCACTTTCTACGGTATCCAGAACTTCCTTGACAACTTGAACGCCTGCAACGCCCAGAACGAATGCAGCTACACGCCCAAGGCCGACTACTATGAAGTCGACAACGGCTTCATGCTTGAAGTGGAACTCCCGGGCGTTAAAAAGGAAGACTTGGACATCCAGGTCGAAAAGAACATCATCACCGTCAAGGCAACGCGTAACCGCAAGGAAAGCAAGTTCACTTACGAGCGCAGCTTCCGCCTGGCCGACGATATCGACACCGAAAACATCAAGGTATCCCTTGAAAACGGCGTCTTGTCGTTCGCCTTGTCAAAAAAGCAGACCGCAGCCGCCCGTAAATTGACGATTGACTAA